The genomic interval GGTGTTTGTGCAAAATGGAAAATTTCcttatctcaaaatattgatGTGCATAACTCTGCTAAAGATTTTCCTCTGGATCCATCTAGATTGTTAATCTCAAATTCATTTGGTTGGCTGGCTGGCTGTAAATGGTCGATATAAGATGTACTCAATGTATTGCCTGATACTAATTGAAGAATCATTTTCTGCACACTGCTTATATTTCTCTGGGACAGTTCTCTAGGTGACTGCGTAAAGGGCTTTGAAAGCGACATGGTGTGTTTATGTCATGTGATTtgtttttctagaaaaaaatgcgtttcttctttctttcttttttggttaaCTGAtccttttacaaaataaaaaccagTTTCTTCAAAAAAACATTGTGGCTTTATAGCTATTCAGAAGCATTATGTGTGGTATGTTATTATCTTGATTTTGTATTCTATTTTTGTGCCTAGTTATGGGGTATATTCTTATTTAATCTTTCATTGTTTCGGGGATAATAGGGGCTTACAAGTATGTGTCGGAGCTATGGAGAAAGAAGCAATCCGATGTGATGAGGTTCCTGCAGAGGGTGAGGTGTTGGGAGTACCGCCAGCACCCTTCCATTGTTCGTGTTACCCACCCGACTCGCCCTGACAAGGCTCGCCGCTTGGGTTACAAGGCAAAGCAGGTAACAGTGGCTTTAGATACCATGGACATTCTATGCCAATgcttgaaatattatttatataacaattCCTTGAGGTATTTTCCGTTGAGAGTTTGACAAGAGGTTTTATCCAATTTGTTATAATTGCctgtttcttttcctccttagCACTCCTCTGGACTATGGGGCTCGTAGTGCACCCTTATATAGTTGCATGCATATGAAACTTATCTGTCTATTTTATACAGTTTGCAATTTAGACTAGTTTAATGCTAGTTGGGCGACATCTTGATGGGTTTGCATTTCTCTTTCGGAGATAAATTACTTTGACAAGATGCTCCCTTAGACCAGCTACAATCAATTTACAGTCTGTTATCTGACCATGCAAGATCTCTTTTTTGATCTTGCTTTTGTCTTGATACAATAAATTCCCGGCCTCTGCTTAGGGAGTTGTGAGCTCAAATATGGCTTGCCAGTTACTTTCTTTTGGTAAGTACTTTTGGAATAAGCACcgaaaaatgtgaaaataagaGCCCCTTTCATTTGTTTCCTGTACATGTAATGTTGGTAAAGCATACTTGAGCTCAAAGTGCCAAGGCCAAAGTGCTAATATGCTGTCTCTCAAATTCCATAAGGCATGTAACTCGACTTATACTTACACTTGAAAATCTCCTATTCAGTACCCCATTCTCTTTTagctattattatttttctctcaaaaaataaaactgaagttctagaaaatcaaaatttgggCGCAGtagttaaacttttttaaaattcttttgttGGCTTATAAGGAACCCAATCACGAAAAGCATACCAATTATACAATAACATAGTTCAGAATTCAGTTTATGGAAAAATAGATTACTATCTCATTTTAACCCTGttattgtattgtattgatATTTTGTTATCCCACATTACTACTCAAACTCATTAAAAGAAAtacattattttcaaaatctgCAACTTGCTTCAACCAAGCACGTGCTCTGCACCTAAGGTATGTTTAAGTGCATCTGGTGCTTTTACCAACACTATGACATGCCAtgtttttgtgtttcttttttaacCTTGTTGATATTTCTAGACTCAAATTCACTGTATGATTTGTTCGCCTTTATCTGAATTGTACTATGTGATGACTCATAattgttttcatttataaatctTTCTCAgtgatgaattattttttgcagGGTTATGTGGTCTATCGTGTTCGTGTTAGGCGTGGTGGTCGGAAGAGGCCTGTTCCCAAAGGTATTGTGTATGGAAAGCCCACCAACCAGGGTGTTACTCAACTTAAGTTTCAGCGCAGCAAGAGGTCAGTTGCTGAGGAACGTGCTGGTCGGAAGTTGGGAGGTCTCAGGGTTCTGAACTCGTACTGGCTTAACGAGGTTTGCT from Juglans regia cultivar Chandler chromosome 2, Walnut 2.0, whole genome shotgun sequence carries:
- the LOC108989936 gene encoding 60S ribosomal protein L15-1-like translates to MGAYKYVSELWRKKQSDVMRFLQRVRCWEYRQHPSIVRVTHPTRPDKARRLGYKAKQGYVVYRVRVRRGGRKRPVPKGIVYGKPTNQGVTQLKFQRSKRSVAEERAGRKLGGLRVLNSYWLNEDSTYKYYEVILVDVAHNAVRNDPRINWICNPVHKHRELRGLTSAGKKYRGLRGKGHRHHKQRPSRRANWKRNNTLSLRRYR